The following coding sequences are from one Desulfosporosinus orientis DSM 765 window:
- a CDS encoding ketopantoate reductase family protein, which yields MKVLVIGLGALGTVYSCLLTLAGHEVTGLSRPVSIDKIRSNGVKITGIWGEHQAKLGRVAADVSELADEKFDLIIVTVKSFVTEEIAQQISPLAGKDTYIFLLQNGYGNFEAAAKFLPENKLILGRVIFGVETLAPGESKVTVIADDVMIGSPKNLIEFELLEEFAEIFRNALIPTKASLEIMNYIWGKIIYNSALNSLGAVFEVSYGRLAEEPVTRDLMNKIVSEIFDLLKTREIYMFWPDAQTYLENFYTKLIPPTSAHHSSMLQDIQSGRRTEIEALNGAVVKLAQESGVAVPVNEVVVAMVKAKESFSLRT from the coding sequence ATGAAAGTATTAGTCATTGGCCTTGGGGCTTTAGGCACGGTTTATTCTTGTTTATTAACGTTAGCCGGCCATGAAGTGACTGGTCTTAGCAGACCGGTAAGTATAGATAAGATCAGGTCAAATGGGGTAAAAATAACGGGAATCTGGGGAGAGCACCAGGCGAAACTAGGCAGAGTGGCAGCAGATGTTTCGGAACTTGCCGACGAGAAATTTGATTTGATTATTGTCACTGTAAAATCCTTCGTTACTGAAGAGATAGCCCAGCAAATATCCCCCTTAGCAGGAAAAGACACCTATATTTTTCTCTTGCAGAACGGGTATGGAAATTTTGAAGCAGCTGCCAAATTCCTGCCAGAGAACAAGCTGATTTTAGGACGAGTCATTTTTGGGGTAGAGACCCTAGCTCCGGGCGAATCAAAAGTAACCGTAATTGCCGATGATGTGATGATTGGCTCGCCTAAAAACCTTATTGAGTTTGAATTACTGGAAGAGTTCGCGGAGATTTTCCGCAATGCCCTAATCCCCACAAAAGCATCATTAGAAATTATGAACTATATTTGGGGAAAGATCATTTATAATTCAGCACTTAATTCTCTGGGTGCCGTTTTTGAAGTTAGCTATGGACGGTTAGCTGAGGAACCTGTTACCCGGGATTTAATGAATAAAATTGTCAGTGAAATATTCGATTTGCTTAAAACAAGAGAAATCTACATGTTTTGGCCGGATGCCCAAACTTATTTGGAGAATTTCTATACCAAATTAATACCACCCACTTCCGCTCATCACTCTTCGATGCTCCAGGATATTCAGAGTGGGCGGCGAACTGAAATTGAAGCATTGAACGGCGCTGTTGTAAAATTAGCCCAGGAATCTGGAGTCGCTGTACCCGTCAACGAAGTTGTTGTGGCAATGGTAAAAGCAAAAGAAAGCTTTAGTTTGCGCACATAA
- the amt gene encoding ammonium transporter, giving the protein MNINHLWLIVSACFVFFMQAGFVCYEVGFIRSKNVISVAIENILTFVITTLVYCFLGFALMFGPTHFGIYGSDYWLLSHLSLSQNPLGFVFVFFELMFAGTAVTIVSGSMSERTRLLPLLIAAVFLAGVIYPLFGHWVWGNLFIDQPTWLRQIGFMDFAGATVVHGTAGWVSLAGIIVVGSRKDRWDATGKLIKLGRSNIPFAALGTFILWFSWFGFNGGSLLEFNDRVGLILLNTNFAAASGVVGAILTNRFFIKDHSYMEAIFMGALGGLVAITAGSNYLQPLDAVMVGFISGSIVAFSGLWLEKLGLDDAVGAVSIHGFGGAAGTILLAFFAPLEFLGGQTRLVKVLVQFAGVAVNFLWAFGLGMLMFYLINKSLGLRVSEDEEEKGLNIVEFSDIYSWQDYLKMTHYESLTQDLSGKIQVQNQLLQKQAKLLVETQEQERVKLARDLHDGVGQSLAALKLQLGMIAQKVKSEHGDTMLSGQAERTVNLAAETIEEIRGVLFNLKPALLQEKGLSASVEILLQNLKDSRGITFAYNLLAPMPAWEEAESLNLYRIIQECLTNILKHAEATEVMINFSKLTSSLYLFQISDNGQGFNKHEVHAGIGLNSIQERLRMLGGKLEIITEEGKGTTLMMEVPYEY; this is encoded by the coding sequence ATGAATATTAATCACCTCTGGCTTATAGTAAGCGCCTGCTTTGTCTTCTTTATGCAGGCGGGTTTCGTTTGCTATGAAGTCGGCTTTATTCGATCTAAAAATGTGATCAGTGTTGCTATCGAAAATATTCTCACCTTTGTGATAACAACCTTAGTTTACTGTTTTTTGGGGTTTGCTCTCATGTTCGGCCCCACTCATTTTGGGATTTACGGGTCAGACTACTGGCTGCTCAGCCATCTTTCCCTCTCTCAGAATCCCCTGGGATTTGTCTTTGTCTTTTTTGAATTAATGTTTGCCGGAACAGCCGTAACTATTGTTTCCGGCAGTATGTCCGAAAGAACCCGTTTACTTCCTTTACTCATCGCCGCCGTATTTCTGGCAGGGGTTATTTATCCTTTATTCGGGCATTGGGTTTGGGGCAATCTCTTTATTGATCAGCCCACCTGGTTAAGACAAATAGGTTTTATGGATTTTGCCGGAGCAACTGTTGTCCATGGAACGGCAGGCTGGGTTTCTTTAGCCGGGATTATTGTTGTCGGATCACGGAAAGACCGCTGGGATGCTACAGGAAAGCTCATAAAACTAGGGAGATCAAATATCCCTTTCGCCGCCTTAGGAACCTTTATTTTATGGTTTAGCTGGTTCGGTTTTAACGGTGGCAGCCTCTTGGAGTTTAACGACCGTGTAGGTTTGATTCTCTTGAACACAAACTTTGCAGCAGCCTCCGGGGTTGTCGGGGCTATTTTAACCAACCGTTTCTTTATCAAAGATCACAGTTATATGGAAGCCATCTTTATGGGGGCCTTGGGCGGGTTGGTTGCCATAACTGCCGGTTCCAACTACCTGCAGCCCCTTGATGCCGTTATGGTAGGATTTATATCCGGTTCAATTGTTGCCTTTTCGGGCTTATGGCTGGAAAAGCTCGGCCTGGATGATGCCGTCGGAGCAGTATCCATTCACGGCTTTGGAGGTGCTGCAGGAACCATCTTGTTAGCTTTCTTTGCTCCATTGGAATTTCTGGGCGGGCAAACTCGCCTCGTCAAAGTTTTAGTTCAATTCGCCGGGGTCGCCGTTAATTTTCTTTGGGCCTTTGGCCTGGGGATGCTGATGTTTTACCTAATTAACAAAAGCCTTGGTTTGCGGGTCAGTGAAGATGAAGAAGAGAAAGGCCTAAATATCGTTGAATTTTCGGATATATATTCCTGGCAAGACTATTTAAAAATGACTCATTATGAAAGCTTAACTCAAGACCTCAGCGGCAAAATCCAAGTTCAAAATCAATTGTTACAAAAGCAGGCCAAACTGCTGGTGGAAACTCAGGAGCAAGAACGTGTAAAACTAGCTAGAGATCTGCATGACGGTGTCGGCCAATCCCTGGCTGCCTTAAAGCTGCAGCTGGGAATGATCGCTCAAAAAGTAAAGTCTGAACATGGTGATACCATGCTGAGCGGGCAGGCTGAACGTACCGTCAATTTAGCTGCAGAAACTATTGAAGAAATCAGAGGTGTCTTATTTAATTTGAAGCCAGCTCTTCTTCAGGAAAAAGGGTTATCTGCTTCGGTAGAGATTCTATTGCAAAACCTAAAAGATTCAAGGGGCATCACTTTCGCCTATAATCTATTGGCACCGATGCCTGCCTGGGAAGAAGCTGAAAGCTTGAATTTATACCGGATCATTCAAGAATGTTTAACCAATATTTTGAAACATGCTGAAGCTACTGAAGTTATGATTAACTTTAGCAAGCTTACCAGCAGTCTGTATCTTTTTCAAATAAGTGATAACGGCCAAGGTTTTAACAAGCATGAAGTGCATGCCGGAATAGGCTTGAATTCCATCCAGGAAAGACTCCGCATGCTCGGCGGAAAGCTGGAGATTATCACAGAAGAAGGAAAAGGGACAACCCTAATGATGGAGGTGCCTTATGAGTATTAA
- a CDS encoding response regulator: MSIKVFLADDHKILRESLIILLQQEKDIEVVGEAADGQQAIQEILRLKPDIAILDISLPRLNGLEVAARLKKEDPALKLIILTMHKNEDFVARAYQLEVNGYVLKENALEELLKSIRIVQAGGIYLSTDITSTVVAGFVANFSQKEKKPELISSREREILQLLAEGNSNKDIAQMLSLSLKTVETHRSNIMHKLGFKNITDLVLYAVRNHIIEP; this comes from the coding sequence ATGAGTATTAAGGTTTTTTTAGCCGATGACCATAAAATTCTCCGCGAATCTCTTATCATTTTACTTCAGCAGGAAAAAGATATAGAAGTTGTGGGGGAAGCCGCAGATGGCCAGCAGGCAATCCAGGAAATACTGCGTTTAAAGCCCGATATCGCGATTTTAGATATTTCCCTGCCTCGCCTCAACGGTTTAGAAGTCGCGGCACGTCTCAAAAAAGAAGACCCAGCGCTTAAGCTAATTATTTTAACTATGCACAAAAATGAAGATTTCGTGGCTAGAGCCTATCAACTGGAAGTAAACGGTTACGTCTTAAAGGAAAATGCCTTGGAAGAACTGCTTAAGTCAATCAGGATCGTCCAAGCAGGCGGAATTTATCTTTCTACGGATATTACCTCCACTGTCGTGGCTGGATTTGTCGCTAATTTCAGCCAAAAGGAAAAGAAACCCGAGCTGATTTCTTCCCGGGAAAGAGAAATCCTCCAGCTATTAGCTGAAGGAAACAGTAACAAGGATATTGCTCAAATGCTCAGTTTGAGTTTAAAAACTGTGGAGACTCACCGCTCAAATATCATGCACAAACTGGGCTTTAAAAATATTACTGATTTGGTTTTGTATGCTGTCCGAAATCATATAATCGAGCCTTGA
- a CDS encoding ammonium transporter, with translation MINSGDTAFVLISAALVCLMTPGLAFFYGGLVRKKNVLTIMIQSFISMGIVTAIWVLGGFSLAFGQDVHGIIGNFQYFALQGVGMSPNAAYGPTIPFLVFFIYQEMFAVITPALITGAFADRVSFKSYLKFLVLWSILVYIPLTHWIWGGGFLAQMGVVDFAGGIVVHVSAGIAALASVFFVGKRVILPGEKATPHNIAFVALGTGLLWFGWFGFNGGSALAANGIAATAFVNTDIAGSMAMITWLLISWIHEKKPTMVGVLTGAVAGLATITPAAGYIRPWAAVIVGILASIVCYLAVQVRIKLDWDDALDVWGVHGVGGILGSILVGVFAVSAVNGTSGLIEGNLHQFLIQTFGVVFTGLYAFVVTYAILKVINIFDTVRVPQKIEIQGLDSSIHGEVAYEL, from the coding sequence ATGATCAACAGCGGGGACACAGCCTTTGTTTTAATCAGTGCTGCCTTGGTATGCCTGATGACACCAGGACTAGCCTTCTTTTACGGCGGCCTGGTGCGCAAGAAAAACGTTTTGACCATTATGATTCAGAGTTTTATTTCCATGGGAATTGTTACTGCCATTTGGGTTCTCGGAGGCTTTAGTCTGGCTTTTGGTCAGGATGTCCATGGCATCATCGGCAATTTTCAATACTTTGCTCTCCAGGGCGTGGGGATGAGCCCCAACGCAGCTTATGGTCCTACTATTCCATTTTTAGTGTTCTTTATTTATCAAGAAATGTTTGCCGTTATTACCCCCGCTTTGATTACCGGGGCTTTCGCCGACAGGGTTAGCTTTAAGAGCTACTTAAAGTTTTTAGTCCTTTGGAGCATTCTTGTCTATATCCCTTTAACCCACTGGATCTGGGGCGGCGGTTTCTTGGCTCAAATGGGTGTGGTTGATTTTGCCGGCGGAATTGTGGTCCACGTTAGTGCCGGGATAGCAGCTCTGGCTTCCGTCTTTTTTGTAGGCAAACGTGTGATTCTCCCTGGCGAAAAAGCAACGCCTCATAATATTGCCTTTGTGGCCTTAGGAACCGGACTCTTATGGTTTGGTTGGTTTGGCTTCAATGGCGGCAGCGCTTTAGCAGCTAATGGAATTGCCGCGACGGCCTTCGTTAATACGGATATTGCCGGCTCCATGGCTATGATTACCTGGCTGCTGATTTCCTGGATTCATGAGAAAAAACCAACCATGGTTGGTGTTCTGACCGGTGCCGTAGCCGGTTTGGCAACCATTACACCGGCAGCCGGTTATATCCGTCCTTGGGCAGCAGTCATTGTCGGTATCCTGGCCTCTATTGTCTGTTATTTGGCAGTCCAAGTCCGCATTAAACTGGACTGGGACGATGCTCTTGATGTTTGGGGGGTTCATGGTGTCGGCGGTATTCTTGGCTCCATACTGGTAGGTGTCTTTGCCGTTTCAGCCGTGAATGGGACAAGTGGTCTTATCGAGGGCAATCTTCATCAATTTCTGATTCAGACCTTTGGGGTGGTCTTTACCGGTCTCTATGCCTTTGTTGTCACTTATGCCATTCTCAAAGTTATCAATATTTTTGATACTGTGCGCGTACCTCAAAAAATTGAAATACAAGGTCTGGACTCTTCCATCCACGGGGAAGTAGCCTATGAGTTGTAA
- the aspD gene encoding aspartate 4-decarboxylase, with translation MITISNNTILSKKEENSYEHLSPFELKDKLISLANKHGDTSIWSMLNAGRGNPNWIAAAPRDAFFTLGQFAVTEASKVWQEKDLAGMPHTEGIANRFTAFLDNNPDAPGTNLLRESIAYGITHLGFEADAWVHELVDGIIGDNYPVPDRMLVHLEQVVHAYLIQEMCNHTPPPGRYDLFAVEGGTAAMCYIFDSLIANKLLSVGDKIALMVPTFTPYLEIPHLARYNFEIVRINALEVDKSGIHTWQYTEDEVAKLADPCIKALYVVNPSNPPSVAIRDTSKEQLIDIVYNHNPNLMIITDDVYGTFVDNFRSLMAELPYNTLGVYSFSKYFGATGWRLGVIALHQNNVFDHLLQNLPPDKAEALSKRYGTITFHPEKLSFINRMVADSRQVALNHTAGLSTPQQVQMGLFALFALLDKENHYKELTQEICHRRQKLLFEGLGLDLHTDKFDASYYNQIDLLVWAKAKYGPEFCEYLQANYEPTDFLFRLAKESSIVLLNGSGFGGPKWSIRTSLANLDDAAYQKIGETVHKTFEEYASAWRASKKPKS, from the coding sequence ATGATCACCATTAGCAATAACACTATCCTTAGTAAGAAAGAGGAAAACTCCTATGAGCATCTCAGCCCTTTTGAACTTAAAGACAAATTAATTAGCCTCGCTAATAAGCATGGAGATACAAGTATCTGGTCAATGCTCAACGCCGGGAGAGGAAATCCTAACTGGATTGCTGCAGCCCCCAGGGACGCCTTCTTCACCTTAGGGCAGTTCGCTGTAACTGAAGCCAGCAAAGTATGGCAGGAAAAAGACCTGGCCGGCATGCCCCATACTGAAGGAATTGCCAATCGCTTTACGGCCTTTCTGGATAATAATCCTGATGCTCCCGGCACAAATCTTCTTAGAGAAAGCATTGCTTATGGAATAACTCATTTAGGATTTGAAGCCGATGCATGGGTCCATGAACTGGTGGATGGAATTATTGGCGACAACTATCCGGTGCCGGATCGCATGCTGGTACACCTGGAGCAAGTTGTTCATGCCTATTTGATTCAGGAAATGTGCAACCACACTCCTCCCCCCGGCCGCTATGACCTCTTTGCTGTCGAAGGCGGAACCGCCGCCATGTGTTATATTTTTGACTCCCTGATTGCCAATAAGTTGCTGTCAGTGGGGGATAAAATCGCTTTAATGGTGCCGACCTTTACCCCCTATCTGGAAATTCCTCATTTAGCCCGCTACAATTTTGAAATTGTACGGATTAATGCCCTGGAAGTAGACAAGAGCGGAATCCATACCTGGCAGTACACCGAAGATGAAGTTGCCAAGCTTGCCGATCCCTGCATCAAAGCCTTATATGTTGTCAATCCCAGCAATCCCCCTTCCGTAGCCATTCGGGACACATCAAAAGAACAGCTTATTGACATCGTTTATAACCATAATCCCAACTTAATGATCATCACTGACGATGTCTACGGAACATTCGTGGATAACTTTCGCTCTCTGATGGCCGAGCTGCCCTATAATACCTTGGGAGTCTACTCCTTCTCCAAGTATTTCGGAGCCACAGGCTGGCGTCTGGGTGTTATCGCCTTACACCAGAACAATGTTTTTGATCATCTCCTTCAAAATCTCCCCCCTGATAAAGCCGAAGCTTTATCCAAACGCTATGGCACTATTACCTTTCATCCCGAAAAGCTGAGTTTTATCAACCGCATGGTAGCTGACAGCCGCCAAGTCGCCCTCAACCATACGGCAGGATTATCCACCCCCCAACAGGTTCAGATGGGACTTTTCGCTTTATTTGCCTTACTGGACAAAGAGAATCACTACAAAGAACTGACCCAGGAGATTTGTCATCGCCGGCAAAAGCTGTTATTTGAAGGTCTAGGTTTGGATTTGCACACGGATAAATTTGATGCCTCCTATTATAACCAAATTGACTTACTGGTTTGGGCCAAAGCAAAATACGGCCCGGAATTCTGTGAGTACCTGCAAGCCAACTACGAGCCCACAGATTTTCTCTTTCGCTTAGCCAAGGAATCGTCCATTGTCCTGCTTAACGGCAGCGGATTCGGCGGTCCTAAATGGTCGATCCGCACCTCCCTGGCCAATTTGGATGACGCAGCCTATCAAAAAATTGGTGAAACCGTCCACAAAACCTTTGAGGAGTATGCTTCAGCTTGGCGCGCCTCCAAAAAACCTAAAAGCTAG
- a CDS encoding bifunctional 3-deoxy-7-phosphoheptulonate synthase/chorismate mutase produces the protein MKDLLLAGRKAERSVVEVKGVSIGGREIILMGGPCAVESREQMSQSAKTVKDAGGKILRGGVFKPRTSPYSFQGLGLEGLNYLVQAAKEQDLLCVTEVIDRQSLDLVVDKVDIIQIGARNMQNFELLKTVGSINKPVILKRGLSATVEEWLLAAEYILASGNQRVILCERGIRTYEPSTRNTLDLSAVGVTKSLSHLPVIVDPSHAAGRRDLISSLSKAAIAAGADGLLIETHPDPDRASSDGPQSLTPEQFMALAQELEPVADSVQRSFTFGRREDTLEALRARIDRIDESLLEKLAERIQVVKRMGDQKRLDQVKDSNRQKEILQRLVALAAELEVPGELVKRIYPLIFEYGIQCQIKSKLFQESDIELPLGGR, from the coding sequence GTGAAGGATCTTTTATTAGCAGGACGTAAAGCAGAACGAAGTGTGGTAGAGGTTAAGGGGGTCTCCATAGGAGGCCGGGAGATAATCCTTATGGGCGGGCCTTGTGCTGTTGAATCCAGGGAACAGATGAGCCAGTCGGCCAAAACAGTGAAAGATGCGGGGGGGAAGATTCTGCGCGGCGGAGTTTTTAAGCCCCGTACCTCCCCTTACAGCTTCCAGGGTCTGGGCTTGGAAGGGCTAAACTATCTGGTTCAGGCTGCTAAAGAACAAGACCTGCTCTGTGTAACGGAAGTGATCGACAGGCAAAGCCTGGATTTGGTCGTGGATAAAGTGGATATTATTCAAATCGGTGCTCGCAACATGCAAAATTTTGAACTTCTTAAAACTGTTGGCAGCATCAACAAACCGGTCATTCTCAAACGAGGGTTATCGGCGACCGTGGAAGAGTGGCTGCTGGCTGCCGAATATATTTTAGCCTCCGGCAATCAGCGGGTAATTCTTTGTGAGCGAGGAATCCGAACCTACGAACCCAGCACCCGTAACACCCTGGACCTGAGTGCTGTGGGTGTAACCAAGAGTCTTTCCCACCTGCCGGTCATTGTTGACCCAAGTCATGCAGCGGGGCGCAGGGATTTGATTTCCTCCCTGTCCAAAGCCGCCATCGCCGCAGGGGCAGACGGCTTGCTGATTGAAACTCACCCTGACCCCGACCGGGCCAGCAGTGACGGACCTCAGTCCCTGACTCCGGAACAGTTTATGGCCTTAGCTCAAGAACTTGAGCCTGTGGCGGATTCAGTACAAAGGAGTTTCACCTTTGGCCGGAGGGAAGACACCCTGGAAGCCCTGCGGGCCAGGATTGACAGGATTGACGAGAGCCTTCTGGAAAAACTGGCGGAGAGAATTCAAGTCGTCAAACGAATGGGAGATCAAAAGCGTCTGGATCAGGTTAAGGATTCTAATCGGCAAAAAGAAATTCTCCAGCGTTTAGTGGCCTTGGCCGCAGAACTAGAGGTCCCAGGGGAACTGGTTAAGCGGATATACCCTCTGATTTTCGAGTATGGCATTCAATGCCAGATAAAAAGCAAGCTCTTCCAGGAATCAGACATAGAATTGCCTTTGGGAGGTAGGTAA
- a CDS encoding ferredoxin yields MFATVSAECIGCGACTEVCPQIFRMNSYDIAEAYTNPVPADAEECAKTAARSCPVSAIILE; encoded by the coding sequence ATGTTTGCTACAGTAAGCGCGGAATGTATTGGCTGCGGCGCCTGTACAGAAGTTTGTCCCCAGATTTTCAGAATGAACAGTTACGATATTGCTGAAGCCTATACAAATCCCGTTCCGGCAGATGCTGAAGAGTGTGCTAAAACGGCGGCTAGGAGCTGTCCTGTTTCTGCCATCATTTTAGAGTAA